The proteins below come from a single bacterium genomic window:
- a CDS encoding NAD(P)(+) transhydrogenase (Re/Si-specific) subunit beta, which yields MAQGVVTAGYIAAAVLFILSLGGLSSPETSRRGNAYGMVGMTIAVGVTILNLAYRELLVGGGSAAPFGLLAGAVAIASVVGAVLAARVRMTQMPELVAILHSFVGLAAVLVGYANYLDPGAHLTGAERTIHLVETYLGVLIGAVTFSGSVIAFGKLSGRIGGRPLLLPARHWLNLGLLVAAAVLGWRFTAAPDVAAGLTPLAAMTVLALLFGLHMVFAIGGADMPVVVSMLNSYSGWAAAATGFMLSNDLLIVTGALVGSSGAILSAIMCRAMNRKFLAVIAGGFGTEGGAAAAAKAVTGGEVSPITAAETAALLRESRRVVIVPGYGMAVAQAQHVVNEITRLLRDSSIDVRFAIHPVAGRMPGHMNVLLAEAKVPYDIVFEMDEINGEFPETDVAMVIGANDIVNPSAQEDPSSPIAGMPVLEVWKARTSIVMKRSMASGYAGVDNPLFYKANNRMLFGDAKKMLEEVLAGLKTG from the coding sequence ATGGCCCAGGGGGTGGTGACGGCCGGCTACATCGCGGCCGCGGTCCTGTTCATCCTCAGCCTCGGGGGGCTCTCGAGCCCCGAGACCTCGCGGCGCGGCAACGCCTACGGCATGGTCGGCATGACGATCGCCGTCGGCGTGACGATCCTCAACCTCGCGTACCGGGAGCTGCTCGTCGGCGGGGGCAGCGCCGCGCCGTTCGGCCTGCTCGCGGGGGCGGTGGCCATCGCCTCGGTCGTCGGCGCGGTGCTGGCGGCGCGCGTGCGGATGACGCAGATGCCGGAGCTGGTGGCGATCCTCCACAGCTTCGTCGGGCTCGCGGCGGTGCTCGTGGGCTACGCGAACTACCTCGACCCCGGCGCGCACCTGACCGGCGCCGAGCGGACGATCCACCTGGTCGAGACGTACCTCGGCGTCCTCATCGGCGCCGTGACCTTCTCGGGGTCGGTCATCGCCTTCGGCAAGCTCAGCGGCCGGATCGGCGGCAGGCCGCTGCTGCTGCCGGCGCGCCACTGGCTGAACCTCGGGCTGCTGGTCGCCGCGGCCGTCCTCGGCTGGCGCTTCACGGCGGCGCCGGACGTGGCGGCCGGCCTGACGCCGCTGGCGGCGATGACGGTGCTGGCCCTGCTCTTCGGGCTGCACATGGTCTTCGCCATCGGCGGGGCCGACATGCCGGTGGTCGTCTCGATGCTCAACAGCTACTCCGGCTGGGCCGCGGCGGCCACCGGCTTCATGCTCTCGAACGACCTGCTCATCGTGACCGGCGCGCTCGTCGGCTCCTCGGGCGCGATCCTCAGCGCCATCATGTGCCGCGCGATGAACCGCAAGTTCCTCGCCGTCATCGCCGGCGGCTTCGGGACCGAGGGCGGCGCCGCGGCGGCCGCCAAGGCCGTGACCGGCGGCGAGGTCTCGCCGATCACGGCGGCGGAGACGGCCGCGCTGCTGCGCGAGAGCAGGCGGGTGGTCATCGTCCCGGGCTACGGCATGGCCGTCGCCCAGGCCCAGCACGTGGTCAACGAGATCACGCGCCTGCTGCGCGACAGCAGCATCGACGTGCGGTTCGCGATCCACCCGGTCGCGGGGCGCATGCCCGGGCACATGAACGTGCTGCTCGCGGAGGCGAAGGTCCCCTACGACATCGTCTTCGAGATGGACGAGATCAACGGGGAGTTCCCCGAGACCGACGTGGCGATGGTGATCGGCGCAAACGACATCGTCAACCCGTCGGCGCAGGAAGACCCGTCCAGCCCGATCGCGGGGATGCCGGTGCTCGAGGTCTGGAAGGCGAGGACGTCGATCGTCATGAAGCGCTCCATGGCCTCGGGCTACGCGGGCGTCGACAATCCGCTCTTCTACAAGGCGAACAACCGGATGCTGTTCGGCGACGCCAAGAAGATGCTCGAGGAAGTTCTCGCGGGGCTCAAGACCGGGTAG
- a CDS encoding FAD-dependent oxidoreductase, whose product MSHAIAGGGIAALAAIRAIRRVDAAARITLVSAEDPCCYFRPMTPLVVRGERRPEDLRPEADALAGVRVVTGRATSLDAAARVLGVEGGERIPYERLLIATGSSPCVPEIAGVGEPNVHYLRTLADALALREAARPGAAAVVLGGGFVGIKTAEALAQRGVAVTVVEREGQILLPRLDAAGAALVAAALEARGIALALRDTIAEILPRGRGVRLASGRALASDFVCIAVGVRPSVAWLAGSGVAVEKAVVVDERGQTSLPGVYAAGDVAQIRDPVSGRSVVSALWTNAVQMGRVAGTNMAGGTAAWAGGPEVFNAAEIEGVPMVSVGEVLAEGERAHRVRRGPVYRKLVLDGDVLSGAIFLGEVRNAGVYSALIAARTPLGRLKDKALAGTLTYADVALGR is encoded by the coding sequence ATGAGCCACGCGATCGCCGGCGGGGGCATCGCCGCCCTGGCGGCCATCCGCGCGATCCGGCGCGTGGACGCGGCGGCCAGGATCACGCTGGTCAGCGCCGAGGACCCCTGCTGCTACTTCCGGCCGATGACGCCGCTGGTCGTGCGGGGCGAACGGCGGCCCGAAGATCTGCGCCCGGAAGCCGACGCGCTCGCCGGCGTGCGGGTCGTCACGGGGCGGGCGACGTCTCTGGACGCGGCGGCGCGGGTGCTCGGCGTCGAGGGCGGCGAGCGGATCCCCTACGAGCGGCTGCTGATCGCGACGGGGAGTTCGCCGTGCGTGCCCGAGATCGCCGGGGTGGGCGAGCCCAACGTCCACTATCTGCGGACGCTCGCTGACGCCCTGGCGCTGCGCGAGGCCGCGCGGCCGGGGGCGGCGGCGGTGGTGCTCGGCGGCGGGTTCGTCGGGATCAAGACGGCGGAGGCGCTGGCGCAGCGCGGCGTGGCGGTGACGGTCGTCGAACGGGAGGGGCAGATCCTGCTGCCGCGTCTCGACGCCGCGGGCGCGGCGTTGGTCGCGGCGGCCCTGGAGGCGCGGGGCATCGCGCTTGCCCTGCGGGACACCATCGCCGAGATCCTGCCCCGGGGGCGGGGCGTCCGGCTGGCGTCGGGGCGGGCGCTCGCGAGCGATTTCGTGTGCATCGCCGTTGGCGTGAGGCCGAGCGTCGCCTGGCTTGCGGGCAGCGGCGTGGCGGTGGAGAAGGCCGTCGTCGTCGACGAGCGCGGACAGACCTCGCTTCCCGGGGTCTACGCCGCGGGCGACGTCGCGCAGATCCGCGATCCGGTCAGCGGGCGCAGCGTCGTCAGCGCCCTCTGGACGAACGCCGTCCAGATGGGTCGCGTCGCCGGGACGAACATGGCCGGCGGGACGGCGGCGTGGGCCGGCGGACCGGAGGTCTTCAACGCCGCGGAGATCGAGGGGGTGCCGATGGTGTCCGTGGGCGAGGTCCTCGCGGAAGGGGAGCGGGCGCACCGCGTGCGCCGCGGCCCGGTCTACCGCAAGCTGGTCCTCGACGGCGACGTGCTCTCCGGCGCGATCTTCCTCGGCGAGGTGCGGAACGCGGGCGTCTACAGCGCGCTGATCGCGGCCAGGACGCCGCTCGGCAGGCTCAAGGACAAGGCGCTGGCGGGCACCCTGACCTATGCCGACGTTGCGCTCGGTCGCTGA
- a CDS encoding 4Fe-4S dicluster domain-containing protein: MNRIYLIQERCTGCKSCEIACAVQHSKSKTLFGAIAERPAPARRLFVEEAEGRRMPVLCRHCEEAPCVASCIAGCLYVDAKGYVRRHKERCIGCWSCIMVCPFGVVTRDAVARIAVKCDRCHKLDVPACVAACPTRALQLREVDELPAEVRRTVVLRESGARSAS; the protein is encoded by the coding sequence ATGAACCGGATCTACCTCATCCAGGAGCGGTGCACCGGCTGCAAGAGCTGCGAGATCGCCTGCGCCGTCCAGCACTCGAAAAGCAAGACCCTCTTCGGGGCGATCGCCGAGCGGCCGGCGCCGGCCAGGCGGCTCTTCGTCGAGGAGGCGGAAGGACGCCGGATGCCGGTGCTCTGCCGGCACTGCGAGGAGGCGCCGTGCGTGGCGAGCTGCATCGCCGGCTGCCTCTACGTGGACGCCAAGGGCTACGTGCGCCGCCACAAGGAGCGCTGCATCGGCTGCTGGAGCTGCATCATGGTCTGTCCGTTCGGCGTGGTCACCCGCGACGCGGTTGCCCGCATCGCCGTCAAGTGCGACCGCTGCCACAAGCTCGACGTCCCGGCCTGCGTCGCCGCCTGTCCGACGCGGGCGCTGCAGCTGCGGGAGGTCGACGAGCTGCCGGCGGAGGTGCGCCGCACCGTCGTGCTGCGCGAGAGCGGCGCGCGGAGCGCGTCATGA
- the cooS gene encoding anaerobic carbon-monoxide dehydrogenase catalytic subunit: MEKSRDRATQQMIAKAAEEGLSLTWDRYQKQLPQCGFGETGLCCRHCLQGPCRIDPFGNGPREGVCGATADTMVARGLCRAIAAGTASHGGHAKHLAHTLRLVARGEAPDYAVRDEAKLRQVAARLGIAGAGDAPVAELAGKVADVALAEFSEKETPLAWAATTVTAGRVAAFAKLGVVPTGIDSAVSEMMHRTTYGVDADPVNLLLGGVRCALADFAACHQAADLADILFGTPQPVATRASLGVLNRDAVNVALHGHSPLLSDMVVLAAGDADLVAKARAAGASAGINIVGICCTGNEIMVRHGIPMATSSVSQETAIVTGALDGMVVDYQCVMPALAAAAECYHTRVMTTMPIAKMPGALHVPFEEKSARASARRVIEEAIAAFGRRDPRKIAIPAVEHPAIAGFSAEAILGALAKVDARDPLKPLIDNIVAGTIYGVCLFAGCNTAKITQDENYLEMVKELAAKNVLILATGCASGAFAREGFMSPAATERYAGPGLKAVLTAVGTAAGLGGPLPLVLHMGSCVDNSRAADVAVAVANKLGVDLDKLPVVASAPEPVSEKAVSIGTWAVAAGLPTHLGLVPPVVGSATVTGVLTGAVKDLLGGWFIVEPDPHKAAAALLAAISERRVGLGLSA, translated from the coding sequence ATGGAGAAATCTCGGGACCGTGCCACCCAGCAGATGATCGCCAAGGCGGCTGAGGAAGGGCTCTCGTTGACCTGGGACCGCTACCAGAAGCAGTTGCCGCAGTGCGGCTTCGGCGAGACCGGCCTCTGCTGCCGCCACTGCCTGCAGGGCCCCTGCCGCATCGATCCCTTCGGCAACGGCCCGCGCGAGGGCGTCTGCGGGGCGACCGCCGACACGATGGTCGCGCGCGGACTCTGCCGCGCGATCGCCGCGGGGACGGCCTCGCACGGCGGCCACGCCAAGCACCTTGCGCACACGCTGAGGCTGGTCGCCCGCGGCGAGGCGCCGGACTACGCGGTCCGCGACGAGGCCAAGCTGCGGCAGGTGGCGGCGCGGCTGGGGATCGCCGGCGCGGGGGACGCGCCGGTCGCGGAGCTCGCGGGCAAGGTCGCCGACGTCGCGCTCGCCGAGTTCTCCGAGAAGGAGACGCCGCTCGCCTGGGCCGCGACGACGGTCACGGCCGGCCGCGTCGCGGCGTTCGCGAAGCTCGGCGTCGTGCCGACCGGGATCGACAGCGCCGTCTCCGAGATGATGCATCGGACCACCTACGGCGTGGATGCCGACCCGGTGAATCTGCTGCTCGGCGGCGTGCGCTGCGCGCTGGCCGACTTCGCGGCCTGCCACCAGGCCGCGGACCTGGCCGACATCCTCTTCGGCACGCCGCAGCCCGTGGCCACCCGCGCCAGCCTCGGCGTGCTCAACCGCGACGCGGTGAACGTCGCGCTGCACGGCCACAGCCCGCTTCTGAGCGACATGGTGGTGCTGGCGGCCGGGGACGCGGACCTCGTCGCCAAGGCCCGGGCCGCCGGGGCCTCGGCAGGGATCAACATCGTCGGCATCTGCTGCACGGGTAACGAGATCATGGTGCGCCACGGCATCCCGATGGCCACCAGCTCGGTCTCGCAGGAGACCGCGATCGTGACCGGCGCGCTCGACGGCATGGTCGTCGACTACCAGTGCGTGATGCCGGCGCTGGCCGCCGCCGCGGAGTGCTACCACACGCGGGTGATGACGACCATGCCGATCGCCAAGATGCCCGGGGCCCTGCACGTCCCGTTCGAGGAGAAGAGTGCCCGCGCCTCGGCGCGCCGCGTCATCGAGGAGGCGATCGCCGCCTTTGGCAGACGCGACCCGAGGAAGATCGCGATCCCCGCCGTCGAGCACCCTGCGATCGCCGGCTTCTCGGCGGAGGCGATCCTCGGCGCGCTGGCCAAGGTCGACGCCCGGGACCCGCTCAAGCCGCTGATCGACAACATCGTCGCCGGCACCATCTACGGGGTCTGCCTCTTCGCCGGCTGCAACACCGCGAAGATCACCCAGGACGAGAACTACCTCGAGATGGTCAAGGAGCTGGCGGCGAAGAACGTGCTGATCCTGGCCACCGGCTGCGCCTCCGGCGCGTTCGCGCGCGAGGGCTTCATGTCGCCGGCGGCCACCGAGCGCTACGCGGGGCCGGGGCTCAAGGCGGTGCTCACGGCGGTGGGCACGGCCGCCGGCCTGGGCGGCCCGCTGCCGCTGGTGCTGCACATGGGATCGTGCGTCGACAACTCCCGCGCCGCCGACGTCGCGGTCGCCGTGGCCAACAAGCTCGGCGTGGACCTCGACAAGCTGCCGGTGGTCGCCTCGGCGCCCGAGCCCGTCTCCGAGAAGGCCGTCTCCATCGGCACGTGGGCCGTGGCCGCCGGGCTGCCGACCCACCTCGGCCTCGTGCCGCCGGTGGTCGGGAGCGCCACGGTCACCGGCGTCCTCACGGGCGCCGTCAAGGACCTGCTCGGCGGCTGGTTCATCGTCGAGCCGGACCCGCACAAGGCGGCCGCCGCGCTGCTGGCGGCGATCAGCGAGCGCCGCGTGGGCCTCGGCCTCTCGGCCTAG
- a CDS encoding ATP-binding cassette domain-containing protein, which yields MSETGVIEAAGLTKRYGDLAAVDGIDLRVERGECFGILGPNGAGKTTTIRMAYGFTPLTAGELRVFGLDVRRDLPAIKARLGVCQQGNTLDPDLTIAENLLVYSRYYGIPREAARRRADELLKFIALEARREAHVAALSGGLVRRLMLARALINDPELLILDEPTTGLDPQSRHALWDRLSELRRRGLTILLTTHYLEEAARLCTRLVIMDRGRILVEGAPRELVREHAGASVVEVTDPSPGLREFAAERGLRVDDLGHRLIVYAADGEELYREITKRFCDGECLLRPATLEDVFLRLTGRDLRE from the coding sequence ATGAGCGAGACGGGGGTGATCGAGGCGGCGGGGCTGACCAAGCGCTACGGTGACCTCGCGGCCGTCGACGGGATCGACCTGCGCGTCGAGCGCGGCGAGTGCTTCGGCATCCTCGGCCCCAACGGCGCCGGCAAGACGACGACGATCCGCATGGCCTACGGCTTCACCCCCCTCACCGCCGGCGAGCTGCGCGTCTTCGGTCTCGACGTCCGGCGCGACCTGCCGGCGATCAAGGCGCGGCTCGGCGTCTGCCAGCAGGGCAACACCCTCGACCCGGACCTGACGATCGCGGAGAACCTGCTCGTCTACTCGCGCTACTACGGCATCCCGCGCGAGGCGGCCAGGCGGCGGGCCGACGAACTGCTGAAGTTCATCGCGCTCGAGGCGCGGCGGGAAGCGCACGTGGCCGCGCTCTCGGGCGGGCTGGTGCGGCGGCTGATGCTGGCGCGGGCGCTGATCAACGATCCCGAGCTGCTGATCCTCGACGAGCCGACGACCGGCCTCGACCCGCAGAGTCGCCACGCGCTCTGGGACCGGCTCTCCGAGCTGCGGCGGCGCGGGCTGACGATCCTCCTGACCACCCACTACCTCGAGGAAGCGGCGCGGCTGTGCACGCGCCTCGTCATCATGGACCGCGGGCGCATCCTCGTCGAGGGGGCGCCGCGCGAGCTGGTGCGCGAGCACGCCGGCGCGAGCGTCGTCGAGGTCACGGACCCCTCGCCGGGGCTGCGCGAGTTCGCGGCCGAGCGCGGCCTGCGCGTCGACGACCTCGGCCACCGGCTCATCGTCTACGCCGCCGATGGCGAGGAGCTCTATCGCGAGATCACCAAGCGTTTCTGCGACGGCGAGTGCCTGCTGCGCCCCGCGACCCTCGAGGACGTCTTCCTGAGATTGACGGGGAGGGACCTGCGGGAATGA
- a CDS encoding ABC transporter permease has product MLIPRVTSRCWRVWQRDATVWRKTWLIGFLPPLLEPLLYVAAFGLGLAGLIGALTWQGARVGYLEFLAPGIVAAGVMNAAFFETTYASFVRMHYQRTFDGILATPLSMEEIVTGEVLWGATRALITTAAMCAALAPFGLLRWPDALLLLPVAALGGLAFAAFGMVFTGTLPNIEAFNLPVFLVVTPMFLFSGTFFPLEQLPLWAQRLAWCLPLTHLVHLARSVALGSPSLPLAASGAYLGVFAAVGYVAGVRAMVRRLIV; this is encoded by the coding sequence ATGCTGATCCCGCGCGTCACCTCCCGGTGCTGGCGCGTCTGGCAGCGCGACGCCACCGTCTGGCGCAAGACGTGGCTGATCGGCTTCCTCCCGCCGCTGCTCGAGCCGCTGCTCTACGTCGCCGCCTTCGGCCTTGGCCTCGCCGGCCTCATCGGCGCGCTCACCTGGCAGGGTGCGCGCGTCGGCTACCTGGAGTTCCTCGCGCCCGGCATCGTCGCCGCGGGCGTGATGAACGCGGCGTTCTTCGAGACCACGTACGCCTCCTTCGTGCGCATGCACTACCAGCGGACCTTCGACGGCATCCTCGCCACGCCCCTGTCCATGGAGGAGATCGTGACCGGCGAGGTCCTCTGGGGCGCGACGCGGGCGCTGATCACGACGGCGGCGATGTGCGCCGCGCTCGCCCCCTTCGGCCTGCTGCGCTGGCCCGACGCGCTGCTGCTGCTGCCCGTCGCGGCGCTCGGGGGCCTCGCGTTCGCCGCCTTCGGCATGGTCTTCACCGGCACGCTGCCGAACATCGAGGCCTTCAACCTGCCCGTCTTCCTCGTGGTGACGCCGATGTTCCTCTTCTCCGGGACCTTCTTCCCGCTCGAGCAGCTCCCGCTCTGGGCGCAGCGGCTCGCCTGGTGCCTGCCGCTGACCCACCTCGTGCACCTCGCGCGCTCGGTCGCCCTCGGGAGCCCCTCGCTGCCGCTGGCGGCAAGCGGCGCGTACCTCGGCGTCTTCGCCGCCGTCGGCTACGTCGCCGGTGTCCGCGCGATGGTGCGCCGGCTGATCGTGTGA
- a CDS encoding YiiX/YebB-like N1pC/P60 family cysteine hydrolase, which yields MSGKIAAALLCLLCSLPAHAGAEQPATVSALPPSELSARIADDARQVHRLRERLRATVGFARSRPDLFPPAASALRMPGRQAREEIVGAWKSMLDATLALDSLGRFYESFHRLEGSARAQAFAVERAAFLARYRFALEFIGLAETNPALAPILNDPVPDLGLAEDSYARYKFMFLNVAAAARCGVLASVAKALPADPSPAPLDDGIAEDEARILAIGAWDGQLLTAKNVLAVVADGGYAAWFPVQAGVSEWMGDTKVKRRHTDLVTHEQIRSLQPALRPGDILLERREWYLSNVGLPGFWPHAALYVGTPAERRSFFGGPQVQAWVRARGGADGDLEKLLERRHPAAYALAVRAQEAGHAPRVLEAMSEGVVFTTIEHSASCDSLAVLRPRLQPVEIAEALLRAFGYSGRPYDFDFDFLTDDALVCTELVYKAYEPSPGYRGLRFALGTVLGRPVVPANGIARQFDQEYGTDAQQTDLLLFLDGQEREGRAVEAPLEEFRRSVLRPKWHVVTQAAGPPR from the coding sequence ATGAGCGGAAAGATCGCGGCAGCCCTGCTCTGCCTGCTCTGCTCCCTGCCGGCGCATGCGGGCGCCGAGCAACCCGCGACGGTCTCGGCGCTGCCGCCGTCAGAGCTGTCCGCGCGGATCGCCGACGACGCCCGTCAGGTGCACCGGTTGCGCGAGCGCCTGCGCGCCACCGTCGGCTTCGCGCGCTCGCGACCCGACCTCTTCCCGCCGGCCGCGTCCGCCCTGCGGATGCCCGGGCGGCAGGCCCGCGAGGAGATCGTCGGCGCCTGGAAGTCGATGCTCGACGCCACGCTGGCCCTCGACTCGCTTGGCAGGTTCTACGAATCGTTCCACCGACTCGAAGGGAGCGCCCGGGCGCAGGCGTTCGCCGTCGAGCGGGCGGCCTTCCTCGCCCGCTACCGCTTCGCGCTGGAGTTCATCGGCCTGGCCGAGACGAATCCGGCCCTCGCCCCCATCCTCAACGACCCGGTGCCGGACCTGGGCCTCGCGGAGGACAGCTACGCCCGCTACAAGTTCATGTTCCTGAACGTCGCGGCCGCGGCCCGCTGCGGCGTGCTCGCCTCCGTGGCGAAGGCGCTGCCCGCCGACCCGTCCCCTGCCCCGCTCGACGACGGGATCGCGGAGGACGAGGCGCGGATCCTCGCGATCGGCGCGTGGGACGGCCAGCTCCTCACCGCTAAGAACGTCCTCGCCGTGGTCGCCGACGGCGGGTACGCCGCCTGGTTCCCGGTGCAGGCCGGCGTTTCCGAGTGGATGGGCGACACCAAGGTCAAGCGGCGGCACACCGACCTCGTGACGCACGAGCAGATCCGGAGCCTCCAACCGGCGCTGCGGCCCGGGGACATCCTGCTCGAGCGGCGCGAGTGGTACCTCTCGAACGTCGGCCTGCCCGGCTTCTGGCCGCACGCCGCGCTGTACGTGGGGACGCCCGCGGAGCGCCGCTCCTTCTTCGGCGGCCCGCAGGTGCAGGCCTGGGTCCGTGCCCGCGGCGGCGCCGACGGCGACCTCGAGAAGCTGCTCGAGCGGCGGCACCCCGCGGCCTACGCACTCGCCGTCCGTGCCCAGGAGGCGGGCCACGCCCCCCGCGTGCTCGAGGCGATGAGCGAGGGGGTCGTCTTCACGACCATCGAGCACTCCGCGTCCTGCGACTCGCTGGCGGTGCTGCGCCCGCGCCTGCAGCCGGTCGAGATCGCAGAGGCGCTGCTGCGGGCGTTCGGCTACAGCGGGCGGCCGTACGACTTCGACTTCGACTTCCTCACGGACGACGCCCTGGTCTGCACGGAGCTGGTCTATAAGGCCTACGAACCGAGCCCCGGCTACCGCGGCCTGCGCTTTGCGCTGGGCACCGTGCTGGGCCGGCCGGTCGTGCCGGCGAACGGGATCGCCCGGCAGTTCGACCAGGAGTACGGCACCGACGCGCAGCAGACCGACCTGCTGCTCTTCCTCGACGGGCAGGAGCGCGAGGGCCGCGCCGTGGAGGCCCCGCTCGAGGAGTTCCGGCGCAGCGTGCTGCGGCCGAAGTGGCACGTCGTGACGCAGGCGGCCGGGCCGCCGCGTTGA
- a CDS encoding glycosyltransferase, whose amino-acid sequence MARESSGSGPILVLSAAAGAGHVSAAEALVAAFGEAGAPARHEEVLRLTNPLFKRLYADLYLELVNKQPDLLGFAYNSLDKPWKYQKRRLALDRLNTGPLKAMLRRERPALAVCTHFLPAEILLHLRRKGDLDMPVGVVVTDLDAHALWLYRGVDWYFVAREETRVYLERLGVPRESVHVTGIPVHPEFGRPRRRREARVALGLDPDAATILVVAGGFGVGPIESIVREVCAVGLAAQVVVICGKNARLEARLREAPPPGAPLTVVGFTRAMAEWMAAADLFVGKAGGLSSAEALARGLALVIVNPIPGQEERNADHFLEEGVAIRCNNLPALGYKIETLLRDAARLSRMSARAREVGRPGAAAGIVSIVLEDTGRC is encoded by the coding sequence ATGGCGCGCGAATCGTCGGGTTCCGGTCCGATCCTGGTCCTTTCCGCCGCGGCCGGCGCCGGCCACGTCAGCGCCGCCGAGGCCCTCGTCGCCGCCTTCGGGGAGGCCGGCGCCCCGGCCCGGCACGAGGAGGTCCTGCGCCTGACCAACCCGCTCTTCAAACGGCTCTACGCCGACCTCTACCTCGAGCTGGTGAACAAGCAGCCGGACCTGCTCGGCTTCGCGTACAACTCCCTCGACAAGCCGTGGAAGTACCAGAAGCGACGCCTCGCGCTCGACCGGCTGAACACGGGGCCGCTCAAGGCCATGCTCCGCAGGGAGCGGCCCGCGCTGGCGGTCTGCACGCATTTCCTGCCGGCGGAGATCCTGCTGCACCTGCGGCGCAAGGGTGACCTGGACATGCCCGTGGGTGTCGTGGTCACCGACCTGGACGCCCACGCGCTGTGGCTCTACCGCGGGGTCGACTGGTACTTCGTCGCGCGGGAGGAGACGCGGGTCTACCTCGAGCGGCTGGGCGTGCCGCGCGAGTCGGTGCACGTGACGGGCATCCCCGTCCACCCGGAGTTCGGCAGGCCCCGCCGGAGGCGGGAGGCGCGCGTCGCGCTCGGCCTGGACCCGGATGCGGCGACGATCCTCGTCGTCGCCGGCGGCTTCGGCGTCGGCCCGATCGAGTCGATCGTGCGCGAGGTCTGCGCGGTGGGCCTGGCGGCGCAGGTGGTCGTCATCTGCGGGAAGAACGCGCGGCTGGAGGCGCGCCTGCGCGAGGCGCCGCCGCCGGGCGCGCCGCTGACAGTGGTCGGGTTCACGCGCGCGATGGCCGAGTGGATGGCGGCCGCGGACCTGTTCGTCGGCAAGGCGGGCGGCCTGAGCAGCGCCGAGGCGCTGGCGCGCGGCCTGGCGCTGGTGATCGTCAACCCGATTCCCGGGCAGGAGGAACGCAACGCCGATCATTTCCTGGAGGAGGGCGTCGCCATCCGCTGCAACAACCTCCCGGCGCTCGGCTACAAGATCGAGACGCTCCTTCGGGACGCGGCGCGCCTCTCGCGGATGAGCGCCAGGGCGCGGGAAGTCGGCCGGCCCGGGGCGGCGGCCGGGATCGTCTCGATCGTCCTCGAGGACACCGGTCGGTGCTAG